The Sandaracinus amylolyticus genomic interval AACGACGAGCAGCGCAACGACCGCGAGCAACGCGAACCACAACGAGCTTCGGATCATGGCGGGCGCATGCGTAGCAGAACGGAACGGCGAGCCCCCGGAATGTGGCGTGCGCGCGACGATCACGCTCGCGACGGTCGACGTCGCGCGCGGTTTGTGACACCGTCGGCCGCGCGATCCGCAGCATCGGAAAGCGACGGCGACCCGGCACAGTAGCTGCTCATCATCCGCGTCGAGGCGGGGAGACCGGAGACGGTGGCGACGGGCGCTCCCAGGGGACCGGGGCACCTCGTCTCGTTTTGACTATGGCCAGGAAAACGGGGCTGATTCGGCCAACGGGCGGGGGGAACACGGCGGGGCTCGCGCGGCTCGCCGACACCGTCTGCATCATCGCGGGCTACGTCGCTGCGGTCTGGTTCTACGACCAGGCGGACTGGCGGACCGACGACACCGTCGCGACGCTGCTCGCGGTGCTCGCGTACCTCCTCGTCGCGGAGACCACGGGTCTCTACCAGACCTGGCGCGGCGTACCGATCCCGAAGGAGCTGATGCGGGTGTGGGGCACGTGGGTGCCCGTCATCCCGATGCTCCTCGGCGTCGCCTTCTTGCTCAAGCTGAGCGAGGAGTTCTCGCGCGTCGCGACGATCACGTGGTTCGTGCTCTCGCCGCTCGCGATGTGCAGCGTGCGCATCGTCGCGCGGCTGACGCTGCGGAGGCTGCGCGAGCAGGGCCGGAACACGCGGCAGGTCGCGATCGTCGGCGTCACCGAGATCGGCGAGATGCTCGCGCGGCGCATCTCGACGTCGCCGTGGCTCGGCATGAACATCCTCGGGTTCTTCGACGACCGCACGCCGGACCGTCTGCCCGAGCTGCCGACCGGTCGCGCGCAGCTCGTCGGCACCTTCGAGGACGTGGTCGAGCGCAGCAAGCGCGGCGAGATCGACGCGGTGTACATCGCGCTCCCGCTGCGCGCCGAGCCGCGCGTGCAGGACCTGCTGCGTCGTCTCGCGGACTCGACGGC includes:
- a CDS encoding undecaprenyl-phosphate glucose phosphotransferase, translated to MARKTGLIRPTGGGNTAGLARLADTVCIIAGYVAAVWFYDQADWRTDDTVATLLAVLAYLLVAETTGLYQTWRGVPIPKELMRVWGTWVPVIPMLLGVAFLLKLSEEFSRVATITWFVLSPLAMCSVRIVARLTLRRLREQGRNTRQVAIVGVTEIGEMLARRISTSPWLGMNILGFFDDRTPDRLPELPTGRAQLVGTFEDVVERSKRGEIDAVYIALPLRAEPRVQDLLRRLADSTASVYLVPDFFVFDLLHGRWSSLGDLPVISIFETPFYGVDGVLKRLEDVVLGTMALLVASPVMIVVSVIIKLTSKGPIFFKQRRYGLNGEVIEVLKFRSMRVAEDGPVVKQATKDDPRITPIGKFIRRTSIDELPQLFHVVGGSMSLVGPRPHAVAHNEEYRKRIQGYMLRHKVKPGLTGWAQVNGWRGETDTLEKMEKRIEHDLEYIRRWGLFFDLWIIFLTVFGRKVRQNAY